In Methanosarcina siciliae T4/M, one genomic interval encodes:
- a CDS encoding metal-dependent transcriptional regulator produces the protein MTTERDEDYLKIIASIVEEKGYAKVKDVAKELELGPSTVTGMFKKLDKEGYINYEKYGGVTLTEKGTEIARKTREKYSMLKDFLMHLGLDEKTAEEDACKIEHILNPKTARALKKFIEFTDKEDESRIWIEHFRYFVQTGEYISCSPENRDKCPVHGKGN, from the coding sequence ATGACAACGGAAAGAGATGAAGACTATCTGAAAATTATTGCATCAATTGTAGAAGAAAAAGGGTACGCTAAAGTTAAAGATGTAGCAAAAGAGCTGGAACTCGGCCCTTCAACTGTGACAGGTATGTTCAAAAAACTGGATAAGGAAGGTTACATAAATTATGAAAAGTACGGTGGAGTAACCCTTACCGAGAAAGGAACGGAAATTGCCAGAAAGACGAGGGAAAAATACAGCATGCTAAAGGATTTTCTTATGCATTTGGGGCTCGATGAAAAAACAGCAGAAGAAGACGCATGCAAGATTGAACATATCCTGAACCCAAAAACGGCGCGGGCATTAAAAAAATTCATAGAATTTACGGATAAAGAAGATGAATCAAGAATCTGGATAGAACATTTCAGATATTTTGTTCAGACAGGGGAATATATAAGCTGCTCCCCTGAAAATAGGGATAAATGCCCTGTTCATGGTAAAGGAAACTAA
- a CDS encoding HEPN domain-containing protein, whose amino-acid sequence MIEMNSGNNKPNTEKTPHRMEVVIGSRISEYKISYNPTSKDADLQFLKSMAHSFQESAYRCQIENALPDGKSNMLGIPMVVNLAFSAELYLKYIITVKGEPSWGHDLKELYDNLKPEIQTKIIIAAGYKDSEFRELLEKNKDVFKKWRYLFEKGEPASSDVGFMDCFVCALEAFANRLKT is encoded by the coding sequence TTGATCGAAATGAATTCAGGAAATAACAAACCGAACACTGAAAAAACTCCACATAGAATGGAAGTTGTGATAGGTTCACGTATATCTGAATATAAAATAAGTTATAATCCTACCAGTAAAGATGCAGATTTACAATTCTTGAAGAGCATGGCACACTCGTTTCAGGAATCCGCTTACAGATGCCAGATAGAAAACGCATTACCTGATGGGAAATCCAATATGTTAGGAATCCCAATGGTTGTAAATTTAGCTTTTTCTGCAGAACTTTACCTTAAGTATATAATAACTGTAAAAGGTGAGCCTTCTTGGGGGCATGACTTAAAAGAACTATATGATAACCTAAAACCAGAGATTCAAACTAAAATTATTATTGCGGCTGGATACAAGGACTCGGAATTCAGAGAGTTGCTTGAAAAAAACAAGGATGTATTTAAGAAATGGCGTTATTTATTCGAAAAAGGCGAACCTGCTAGTTCAGATGTTGGATTCATGGATTGTTTTGTGTGCGCTCTCGAAGCCTTTGCAAACCGATTAAAGACTTAA
- a CDS encoding inorganic diphosphatase produces MIKNTKEYLNKIVHIEMDRPLGSFHPRYGFRYEINYGFVPNTVSGDGEEIDAYVMGVNEPLEEFDGKCVAIICRSEEDDDKLVVIPEELGDISDEEIIKATYFQEKRYHITINR; encoded by the coding sequence ATGATTAAAAATACGAAAGAATATCTGAACAAAATCGTTCATATTGAAATGGATCGGCCCCTGGGCAGTTTTCATCCCAGATATGGATTTAGATATGAAATCAATTATGGTTTTGTGCCGAATACGGTAAGCGGAGACGGGGAAGAAATTGATGCATATGTTATGGGAGTTAATGAGCCGCTTGAAGAATTCGATGGCAAGTGCGTGGCTATCATATGCAGATCAGAAGAAGATGACGACAAATTGGTGGTTATACCTGAAGAATTAGGAGATATTTCTGATGAGGAAATAATAAAAGCTACATATTTTCAAGAAAAGCGCTATCATATTACTATTAATAGATAA
- a CDS encoding sirohydrochlorin chelatase, whose protein sequence is MAVVISLLSATAYACNPAAENCTITATINHTSENSSHADKEETAVSLFAGGCGTESDPYQITTAEQLNRVRCFPDKHFILTADIDLSGYENWEPIGTFKPLSDDPKDEETPDPEAAFTGTFNGNGYTISNLTINQPAGTAVGLFGCAVGDEKNPSSISNLTVENADVTGYAFVGGMLGVQYLNGNLEGLSLTGDQNTVRGNTNVGGITGGSLSDMKDCNAAADIVLRGDGANHAGVLSGGLEDGSLLNCTATGGTVTVKGDNRYGVGGLAGCVIEGAAVTNCHADDVSITACGKNNSMIGGLLGHTGASDAEHPTRVTGCSADVTIIVSDSTSRVGGLVGSGFYLEQYKEYYPTPTMYGLVNCSTSGSITGGSESIGSIAGYAYDSTVENCTSTMTINCVSENAPQVGKEETGVVPPTTGILVVAHGSPEDEWNQPVRDAVEAIDCPYPVELGFLEFVEGEDIGTAVASLEEQGVEHIITVPIFVASASGHIEEIKYILGIPSSITEEEAIEEGLEVVSHNAEIEMTSALDDHPLVAEILDDRIATVSQQADQEIVVLVAHGTSDAEDLAVWKNNLESLGQQLKENYQFLDVDYGFVAMGEPNARAVVEAQQAENPGASVIVMPVMLSEGTFTGTTIPEVLTGLTYVYPEEGQRSLLPHDKISQLIVARAYDSIGVFAGGNGTTESPYQIATAEQLDQVRNYLVKDFVLTADIDLSGYENWEPIGTFQPLSDDPEDEETPDPELAFTGTFNGNGYTISNLTIDQPEGMSVGLFGCVAGKQEGPIHIYDLTLENVDVTGNFCVGGVVGFQYADSILENITLTGDNRVQGNIYVGGILGGSDIGGGSAELKNCNAAANIVLLGDAANSAGVLGGALNACSVIDCTATGTVTAEGEDYFALGGLIGGAFEGIEVINCHADDVSITACGKNNTMVGGLLGYAGTYGKQLPTQVTECSANVTIAVLNSTERVGGLVGGSFYHELAAEARPVPARYAINSCNTSGSITGGGNEVGSIAGYAYDSTVENCTSTMTWNDGVLEQIGYAVNEEQTDDIGILVVAHGSDENWNQRVRESVAEVEVPYPVELGFLDAETENIAMAVQALEEKGVKRIVAVPIFVCSASSHMEEIKYMLGLPSSLDDAAAQEEGLERIEKTATVELTSALDDHLLIAEILDERLKNLSQDAENEIVVLVAHGTSNPENLAVWKEKMASLGDKLQQIQGFKQVHYGFVGAGTPNIRTVVEEVKKNNPDCTVIVMPVMLSEGVYTDSKIPTSLEGITYLYPEAGQRALLPHANVAQYIAFRANDAIIGDIKMQESGQTHVIQYSDVALEEGGKVCVCGSFAYRAMQEALGVLSPGAVAERSRFTAVGPSSEGTEAALQTILGTAGYRLEERLHNGDYYSYQITDHESGRTLTVKARPEVFPENFYALKNKVKNNTASSEEKKTFQALRAQVVEKLRWEDSDNLLIIGESTVFEGGSGMESDPYRISTAGQLDRVRNYLDKDFVLTANIDLSGYENWEPIGIFQPLSDDPEDEETPDPELAFTGTFNGNGYTISNLTIDQPEGMSVGLFGCAVGDGENPSSIYDLKVENVNVTGNFLVGGVIGFQALDCVLENVTLTGINTVQGYQATGGITGGTFGDLIGCDAVADIVVLGDGCCAGVILGGQEGNSAVRDCTATGTITAEGDNCFGLGGLAGNAGYAREGAEVTNCHADVSIMVLGENNTLVGGLLGFTGTFGDDAPAEIKGCSANVNITVVNSTELIGGLVGGSFYHEFYADERPVPSSYAIADSTSSGSITGGSSTVGSIAGYAYDSTIENCTSTLAINGASDAPQIGKEETGGESGGESGGESGGESSTIGILIVAPGSPEDEWNQPIRDAVEAIDCPYPVELGFLEFVEGEDIWTAVASMEEQGVERIITVPIFVTYVSGHIEEIK, encoded by the coding sequence GTGGCAGTGGTTATTTCGTTACTTTCAGCCACTGCATATGCCTGCAATCCTGCGGCGGAAAACTGCACCATCACTGCGACCATCAATCATACGTCGGAAAACTCATCCCATGCGGATAAAGAAGAAACAGCAGTTTCGTTGTTCGCAGGGGGCTGCGGAACGGAGTCAGACCCATACCAGATTACAACAGCAGAGCAGCTTAATCGGGTACGATGCTTTCCGGATAAGCACTTTATCCTGACCGCAGATATTGATCTCTCCGGCTACGAGAACTGGGAACCTATCGGTACTTTTAAGCCTTTGTCCGACGACCCGAAGGATGAAGAGACCCCGGATCCGGAAGCAGCCTTTACCGGTACTTTTAACGGCAACGGGTATACCATTTCTAACCTGACCATCAATCAGCCTGCAGGCACGGCGGTTGGTTTATTCGGGTGCGCCGTCGGCGATGAGAAAAATCCAAGCTCCATATCCAACCTGACAGTGGAAAATGCAGATGTGACCGGATACGCTTTTGTGGGGGGCATGCTCGGCGTTCAGTATTTGAACGGAAACCTGGAAGGCCTAAGTCTGACCGGCGATCAAAATACGGTTAGGGGCAACACCAACGTAGGCGGAATTACAGGCGGCAGCCTGAGTGATATGAAAGACTGCAACGCTGCGGCGGACATCGTGCTCCGGGGCGATGGCGCGAACCACGCGGGTGTTTTGAGCGGCGGCCTGGAGGACGGTTCGTTGCTCAACTGCACGGCGACGGGAGGTACGGTGACAGTGAAAGGAGACAATCGTTATGGAGTGGGCGGACTGGCCGGCTGCGTAATTGAGGGAGCGGCGGTCACCAACTGCCATGCTGATGATGTTTCCATTACAGCTTGTGGTAAAAACAATTCCATGATAGGGGGGTTATTGGGGCATACGGGAGCCTCTGACGCGGAGCACCCCACCCGGGTGACGGGCTGCTCGGCTGATGTCACCATTATCGTGTCAGACAGTACGAGCAGGGTAGGCGGACTGGTGGGAAGCGGGTTTTACCTGGAGCAATACAAGGAGTATTACCCCACACCGACTATGTATGGGCTCGTGAACTGCAGCACTTCGGGTAGCATTACCGGCGGCTCTGAATCCATAGGCAGCATCGCGGGCTATGCCTACGATTCCACCGTGGAAAATTGTACCAGCACTATGACCATAAACTGCGTGTCAGAGAATGCACCTCAGGTAGGGAAGGAAGAAACAGGAGTGGTGCCCCCAACAACCGGGATATTGGTAGTAGCGCATGGCTCACCGGAAGATGAGTGGAACCAGCCGGTGCGGGATGCCGTAGAAGCTATTGATTGTCCGTATCCGGTAGAATTGGGTTTCCTGGAGTTTGTTGAAGGTGAAGATATCGGGACTGCAGTTGCCAGTCTGGAAGAACAGGGTGTTGAACACATTATCACCGTGCCGATATTTGTGGCCTCGGCTTCGGGTCATATTGAAGAAATCAAATACATACTGGGAATTCCCAGTTCCATTACGGAAGAAGAAGCAATTGAGGAAGGGCTGGAAGTAGTTTCGCACAATGCCGAGATTGAAATGACATCGGCCCTGGATGACCATCCATTGGTAGCGGAAATTTTAGATGACCGTATTGCAACGGTTAGCCAGCAGGCAGATCAGGAAATCGTGGTACTGGTCGCTCATGGGACCTCGGACGCGGAAGACCTGGCAGTCTGGAAAAATAACCTGGAATCTTTAGGGCAACAGCTTAAAGAGAACTATCAATTTTTGGATGTAGATTACGGCTTTGTGGCTATGGGTGAACCGAATGCCAGGGCAGTGGTAGAAGCGCAGCAAGCGGAAAATCCCGGAGCTTCCGTTATTGTTATGCCGGTGATGCTTTCCGAAGGCACATTCACAGGCACTACGATTCCTGAAGTTCTAACCGGATTAACTTATGTATATCCGGAGGAAGGACAGCGTTCTTTACTGCCCCATGATAAAATTTCTCAGTTGATTGTTGCCCGTGCCTATGATTCCATCGGAGTTTTTGCGGGTGGAAACGGAACAACTGAATCCCCCTATCAGATCGCAACAGCGGAACAGCTTGACCAGGTGCGCAACTATCTGGTTAAAGACTTCGTTTTAACGGCGGACATCGACCTCTCCGGCTATGAAAACTGGGAGCCCATCGGTACTTTCCAGCCTTTGTCCGACGACCCGGAAGATGAAGAGACGCCGGATCCGGAACTGGCCTTTACCGGCACCTTTAACGGCAACGGATATACCATTTCCAACCTGACCATCGATCAGCCGGAGGGCATGTCGGTTGGTTTATTCGGGTGTGTTGCCGGGAAGCAGGAAGGCCCCATTCACATATACGATCTAACTCTGGAAAATGTGGATGTGACCGGAAACTTTTGTGTCGGCGGAGTAGTTGGTTTTCAGTATGCGGACAGTATCCTGGAGAATATAACTCTTACTGGCGATAACAGAGTTCAGGGTAACATTTATGTGGGTGGCATTTTAGGAGGCAGCGATATAGGCGGAGGTTCTGCGGAGCTGAAAAACTGCAACGCTGCAGCGAATATCGTACTCTTGGGCGATGCCGCCAATTCCGCAGGTGTTTTAGGCGGTGCCCTGAACGCTTGTTCAGTTATCGACTGCACTGCGACAGGCACTGTGACAGCGGAAGGAGAAGATTATTTTGCGCTGGGAGGGCTGATCGGTGGTGCATTTGAAGGAATCGAAGTCATAAACTGCCATGCCGATGATGTTTCCATTACAGCTTGCGGTAAAAACAATACCATGGTCGGCGGGCTTCTTGGCTATGCTGGGACCTATGGTAAGCAACTCCCAACCCAGGTAACAGAGTGCTCGGCAAATGTCACTATCGCAGTGTTGAACAGCACTGAGCGTGTAGGTGGTCTTGTCGGCGGCAGCTTCTATCATGAGTTGGCTGCAGAAGCTAGGCCGGTGCCTGCGCGCTATGCGATCAACAGCTGTAACACCTCGGGTAGCATCACTGGCGGTGGAAACGAAGTAGGAAGCATCGCGGGCTATGCCTACGATTCCACTGTGGAAAATTGTACCAGCACCATGACATGGAATGATGGCGTTCTTGAACAGATTGGCTACGCTGTAAATGAAGAGCAGACTGACGATATAGGAATATTAGTAGTAGCCCATGGGTCAGATGAAAATTGGAACCAGCGCGTACGCGAATCAGTAGCCGAGGTTGAAGTACCTTATCCAGTAGAATTAGGCTTTTTGGATGCGGAAACAGAAAACATAGCCATGGCCGTGCAGGCACTGGAGGAAAAGGGAGTGAAACGAATTGTGGCTGTTCCTATATTCGTTTGTTCTGCTTCTAGCCACATGGAAGAAATAAAATACATGCTCGGTTTACCCAGCTCTCTGGACGATGCAGCAGCACAAGAAGAAGGTTTGGAAAGAATCGAAAAAACCGCCACTGTGGAATTGACTTCCGCTTTAGATGATCATTTATTGATTGCCGAAATTCTCGATGAAAGATTGAAAAACCTTAGCCAGGATGCTGAGAATGAAATAGTGGTTCTGGTTGCTCACGGTACATCTAATCCGGAAAATTTAGCTGTCTGGAAAGAAAAGATGGCATCCCTGGGGGATAAACTGCAGCAAATACAGGGCTTCAAGCAAGTACATTACGGATTTGTGGGAGCTGGAACACCCAACATAAGAACCGTGGTCGAAGAGGTAAAAAAGAATAATCCTGACTGCACAGTTATAGTAATGCCGGTTATGTTGAGTGAAGGAGTTTATACTGACAGTAAAATACCCACCAGCCTGGAGGGTATAACCTATCTGTACCCCGAAGCCGGACAAAGGGCACTATTGCCTCATGCCAACGTGGCCCAATATATTGCATTTCGTGCCAATGATGCGATTATCGGAGACATAAAAATGCAGGAATCAGGACAGACACATGTAATCCAGTATTCTGATGTTGCTCTGGAGGAAGGAGGAAAGGTTTGTGTTTGTGGTTCCTTTGCTTATCGGGCTATGCAGGAAGCGCTTGGGGTTTTGAGCCCTGGAGCTGTTGCTGAGCGCAGTCGTTTTACAGCAGTCGGACCAAGCTCAGAAGGCACTGAAGCGGCACTGCAAACCATACTGGGTACCGCTGGATATCGTCTGGAAGAACGGCTTCATAATGGAGATTATTATAGTTATCAGATTACTGATCATGAAAGTGGCAGGACATTAACAGTAAAGGCGCGTCCCGAGGTATTTCCGGAGAACTTCTATGCCTTAAAAAACAAGGTTAAAAATAATACCGCAAGCTCTGAGGAAAAAAAGACCTTTCAAGCTCTCCGGGCTCAAGTAGTGGAAAAATTGCGCTGGGAAGATTCCGATAACTTGTTAATCATAGGGGAAAGCACCGTCTTTGAGGGCGGCAGCGGCATGGAGTCCGATCCGTACCGGATCTCAACAGCGGGACAGCTTGACCGGGTGCGCAACTATCTGGATAAAGACTTCGTTTTAACGGCGAACATCGACCTCTCCGGCTACGAGAACTGGGAGCCCATCGGTATTTTCCAGCCTTTGTCTGACGACCCGGAGGATGAAGAGACGCCGGATCCGGAACTAGCCTTTACCGGCACCTTTAACGGCAACGGATACACCATTTCCAACCTGACTATCGATCAGCCGGAAGGGATGTCGGTTGGTTTATTCGGGTGCGCTGTCGGAGACGGGGAAAATCCAAGCTCCATATACGACCTGAAAGTGGAAAATGTGAACGTGACCGGAAACTTTTTGGTAGGTGGCGTAATCGGATTCCAGGCTCTGGATTGCGTCCTGGAGAATGTAACTTTGACTGGCATTAATACAGTCCAGGGCTATCAGGCAACAGGTGGCATAACTGGCGGTACCTTTGGAGATCTTATTGGCTGTGACGCTGTGGCGGATATTGTGGTCCTGGGCGACGGCTGTTGCGCAGGTGTTATACTCGGCGGACAGGAAGGGAACTCTGCTGTCCGGGATTGCACGGCGACAGGCACGATAACGGCAGAAGGAGACAATTGCTTTGGCCTGGGCGGACTGGCTGGCAACGCTGGCTACGCCCGGGAAGGAGCCGAGGTCACAAACTGCCATGCCGACGTTTCCATCATGGTTTTAGGTGAAAACAATACCCTGGTAGGGGGACTTCTGGGCTTTACGGGTACCTTTGGTGATGATGCCCCCGCAGAGATAAAGGGGTGCTCGGCGAATGTCAACATCACAGTGGTGAACAGCACTGAGCTCATAGGAGGTCTTGTCGGTGGGAGCTTTTATCATGAGTTTTATGCAGATGAGAGGCCGGTACCTTCATCCTATGCAATTGCGGATTCTACCTCTTCGGGCAGCATTACCGGTGGGAGTTCTACAGTGGGTAGCATCGCGGGATACGCCTACGATTCCACCATTGAAAACTGCACCAGTACCCTGGCCATCAACGGCGCATCCGATGCGCCCCAGATAGGGAAGGAAGAAACAGGAGGTGAGTCAGGAGGCGAGTCCGGAGGTGAGTCCGGAGGTGAGTCCTCAACAATCGGGATACTGATAGTAGCACCAGGCTCCCCGGAAGATGAGTGGAACCAACCTATACGGGATGCCGTAGAAGCTATTGATTGTCCGTATCCTGTAGAATTGGGCTTCTTAGAATTTGTTGAAGGTGAAGATATCTGGACGGCAGTTGCCAGTATGGAAGAGCAGGGTGTTGAACGCATTATCACCGTGCCGATATTTGTGACCTATGTTTCGGGCCATATTGAAGAAATCAAGTAA
- a CDS encoding class I SAM-dependent methyltransferase translates to MDNKPDLQDITPNLQGIPETLLIPLWARAVEAEQTCPIIKDTKAAEIMNGLDYDFTKFANAWKSQIGVVVRTKLLDQAVRSFIQKYPDAVVVNIGCGLDTRFVQVDNGRMHWYDLDLPEVIRIRQNFFVETDHYRMIAKSVFDDSWMDEICVTDEPVLIIAEGLLMYFTVQEVKTLLNKLISEFPGGEMLLEVMSPDIVKMSKRHDAIGRMDAKFRWGIKDSQELETYNQLIKVVNEWNYFDYHKDRWGWLGWLAVIPAFKNHFNNRIVHLQFT, encoded by the coding sequence ATGGATAATAAGCCGGATTTACAGGATATAACACCGAATTTACAGGGTATACCCGAGACCTTGCTTATCCCGCTGTGGGCGCGGGCCGTTGAAGCAGAACAAACCTGTCCGATAATTAAAGATACAAAAGCAGCGGAGATAATGAATGGACTTGACTATGATTTCACGAAATTTGCCAATGCATGGAAATCCCAGATCGGGGTTGTGGTGAGGACAAAACTTCTGGATCAAGCGGTGCGGAGTTTCATTCAAAAGTACCCCGATGCTGTAGTGGTTAACATAGGCTGTGGACTGGATACACGCTTTGTGCAGGTAGATAATGGCAGGATGCACTGGTACGATTTGGATTTACCGGAAGTAATCCGCATCAGGCAGAATTTTTTTGTCGAAACTGACCACTACAGGATGATTGCCAAATCGGTCTTTGATGATTCCTGGATGGACGAAATTTGTGTAACTGACGAACCGGTTTTGATCATTGCCGAAGGGCTGCTGATGTATTTTACCGTGCAGGAAGTCAAAACCCTGCTGAATAAACTGATTTCCGAATTCCCGGGAGGAGAAATGCTTCTGGAAGTTATGAGCCCGGACATCGTGAAGATGAGCAAGCGACATGATGCCATCGGCAGGATGGATGCTAAGTTTCGATGGGGGATAAAAGATAGCCAGGAATTGGAAACCTACAATCAGCTAATTAAAGTGGTCAATGAGTGGAATTACTTCGATTATCACAAAGACAGGTGGGGCTGGCTGGGCTGGCTGGCTGTTATTCCTGCTTTTAAAAATCATTTCAATAACAGGATAGTCCATTTGCAATTCACTTAA
- a CDS encoding ABC transporter ATP-binding protein: MIKYFQNKYAMSEKGAKDLLHSIIWTVVMDISFLAPVILSFYFLDEHISSLINSSTSQKSSFFYYVILSAVSFMIMFVIATFQYDSAYTKIYEESAQRRISLAETLRKLPLAFFGKKNIADLSSTIMEDVTQIELLFSHTVPQLYAAGLTLLIMGVMMFFYNWELSLAVFWVVPVAALVFYLSRKFQNSTQVRIYDIKRDISDNIQEGLDSVHEVKSYNREEAFSKALNAKLDNYEKFLIKTELLIGAFINLSYAVLKLGLPSVILAGAYLLSTGDISIFTYIVFLVVTARIYNPIMDALNNFAALIYLNVRIKRMKEMDGMPGQEGRTEFHPKNYDIEFKNVDFSYQDGVQTLQNVNFTAKQGEVTALVGPSGGGKSTVAKLSARFWDIDRGVITLGGEDISRIDPETLLNNFSIVFQDVTLFNSRVMDNIRLGKEEAPDEEVMKAAQLAQCDEFVKKLPQGYDTLIGENGEKLSGGERQRISIARAILKDAPIILLDEATASLDAENESKIQRALSELIKNKTVLIIAHRMRTVSGADKIVVIKDGVIAETGTPFELKEKQGIFSSMLKAQYQSN; the protein is encoded by the coding sequence ATGATAAAATATTTTCAAAACAAATATGCTATGTCTGAAAAAGGCGCAAAAGACCTTCTTCACTCGATAATCTGGACCGTAGTGATGGACATCAGCTTTCTGGCTCCGGTAATCCTCAGCTTTTATTTCCTCGATGAACACATAAGCTCCCTGATAAATTCTTCAACCAGCCAGAAAAGCAGCTTTTTTTACTACGTTATTCTGTCTGCCGTGTCCTTCATGATAATGTTTGTTATCGCCACCTTTCAGTACGATTCGGCCTACACGAAAATTTATGAAGAAAGTGCTCAAAGACGGATCAGTCTGGCTGAAACGCTAAGAAAGCTTCCATTAGCTTTTTTTGGCAAAAAAAATATTGCCGATTTAAGCTCTACCATCATGGAAGATGTAACACAGATAGAGCTGCTCTTTTCCCATACGGTTCCCCAGCTTTATGCAGCGGGGTTGACTCTTCTGATCATGGGAGTGATGATGTTTTTCTATAACTGGGAACTGTCCCTTGCCGTATTCTGGGTAGTTCCGGTTGCCGCCCTGGTTTTTTATCTTTCGAGAAAGTTTCAAAATAGTACACAGGTGAGAATATATGATATAAAAAGAGATATCTCGGATAATATTCAAGAGGGACTTGATTCTGTCCACGAAGTAAAGTCCTATAACAGAGAAGAGGCTTTTTCAAAGGCGTTAAACGCAAAGTTGGATAACTACGAAAAGTTTTTGATTAAAACAGAGCTTTTGATTGGCGCATTCATCAACCTTTCTTACGCTGTTTTAAAGCTTGGTCTTCCCAGTGTCATATTGGCCGGAGCATATCTTTTGTCAACCGGGGATATAAGTATTTTTACTTACATTGTTTTTCTTGTCGTCACTGCGCGCATTTATAATCCGATTATGGACGCTTTGAACAACTTTGCAGCGCTTATATATCTCAACGTACGGATAAAACGCATGAAAGAGATGGATGGAATGCCAGGACAGGAGGGAAGAACTGAATTTCATCCGAAAAACTACGATATCGAATTCAAGAACGTGGACTTCTCCTATCAAGACGGTGTGCAAACATTGCAGAATGTAAACTTCACCGCAAAGCAAGGCGAAGTAACGGCGCTTGTAGGACCTTCCGGCGGCGGGAAAAGCACGGTTGCAAAACTGTCTGCTCGTTTCTGGGATATCGACAGAGGAGTCATAACCCTGGGCGGAGAAGATATCTCTCGGATTGATCCCGAAACCCTTCTGAATAATTTTTCAATTGTTTTTCAGGATGTTACGCTTTTTAATTCAAGAGTTATGGATAATATCCGTCTTGGGAAGGAAGAAGCACCGGATGAAGAAGTAATGAAGGCAGCACAACTGGCCCAATGCGATGAGTTCGTAAAGAAGCTTCCGCAAGGATATGACACCTTAATAGGAGAAAACGGGGAAAAATTATCGGGAGGCGAAAGACAGCGTATATCAATAGCCAGAGCAATACTGAAAGACGCTCCAATTATCCTGCTTGACGAGGCTACAGCATCTCTTGATGCGGAAAATGAGAGCAAAATCCAAAGGGCACTCAGTGAGCTTATAAAAAACAAAACCGTTTTGATTATTGCGCACCGTATGAGAACAGTTTCAGGGGCTGATAAGATTGTTGTTATTAAAGACGGGGTTATCGCAGAAACAGGCACACCTTTTGAATTAAAAGAAAAACAAGGAATTTTTTCCTCAATGTTAAAGGCGCAATATCAAAGTAATTAA